From the genome of Halomonas sp. MCCC 1A13316, one region includes:
- a CDS encoding cytochrome c oxidase subunit 3 family protein: protein MTEGNPSRPLPNPGWGPLSALPGNPLMWVLILSEMVVFTAFFALYAWHRAGDVAGFNAAQQELDPLMGGLNTLVLLTSGLCVALAVEAISACRRRRARQWLAMSMGLGVLFCVIKVVEYGGKFAVGITPETHLFFGYYYGLTAFHFAHVLFGLGLLALVTWRTSTENVETAAAFWHMVDLIWILLYPLIYLLR from the coding sequence ATGACTGAAGGCAACCCGTCGCGCCCCCTGCCCAACCCGGGCTGGGGGCCGCTCTCCGCGCTTCCCGGCAACCCGCTGATGTGGGTGCTGATCCTGAGTGAGATGGTGGTGTTCACCGCCTTCTTCGCCCTCTATGCCTGGCATCGGGCCGGCGACGTCGCCGGCTTCAACGCCGCCCAGCAAGAACTCGACCCGCTGATGGGCGGGCTCAACACCCTGGTACTGCTCACCAGCGGGCTGTGCGTGGCGCTCGCCGTGGAGGCGATCAGCGCTTGCCGTCGCCGCCGGGCGCGCCAGTGGCTGGCGATGAGCATGGGACTCGGGGTGCTATTCTGCGTCATCAAGGTCGTCGAGTATGGCGGCAAGTTCGCCGTGGGCATCACGCCGGAGACCCATCTCTTCTTCGGCTACTACTACGGCCTGACCGCCTTTCACTTCGCCCACGTGCTGTTCGGCCTGGGGCTGCTGGCGCTGGTCACCTGGCGCACCTCGACCGAGAACGTCGAGACGGCGGCGGCCTTCTGGCACATGGTCGACCTGATCTGGATCTTGCTCTACCCCTTGATCTATCTCCTGAGGTAA
- a CDS encoding DUF4870 family protein, whose product MTSNTATFPPSAAQSDERGTKLAAVIYVLFLGSIMAVVTAPAGVLVAHLRRRHVADWVATHLQFQIRTFWLGIVGAGICLAAWQLLGVVGAPTWAPWTLGYVFFTACLIWMVGRCGVGIHRLMAGRAIDAPRSLWLGGAHVSLHD is encoded by the coding sequence ATGACCTCGAATACCGCGACCTTCCCCCCGAGCGCAGCACAGAGCGACGAGCGCGGCACCAAGCTCGCCGCGGTGATCTACGTTCTCTTCCTCGGCAGCATCATGGCGGTGGTCACGGCCCCGGCCGGCGTGCTGGTGGCGCACCTGCGCCGGCGCCACGTGGCCGACTGGGTCGCCACTCACCTGCAGTTCCAGATCCGCACCTTCTGGCTCGGCATCGTCGGCGCGGGAATCTGCCTGGCGGCGTGGCAACTGCTGGGCGTGGTGGGCGCGCCCACCTGGGCGCCGTGGACGCTGGGCTACGTCTTCTTCACCGCCTGCCTGATCTGGATGGTGGGTCGCTGCGGGGTGGGCATTCACCGGCTGATGGCGGGTCGCGCCATCGACGCCCCGCGTAGCCTGTGGCTCGGTGGCGCCCACGTGAGCCTGCATGACTGA